ACGCGGTCATGTTATTCCTATTATTCGTTTAGATGGTCTATTAGGCATTGAAAGAGAAAGAACAGAAGAGTCTATGACGGTTGTTATTGTTAATAAGGGAGATAAACAAGCAGGATTTGTTGTTGATGGACTTATTGGCCAACAAGAAATCGTCATTAAAACATTAGGAAAATACTTGACGAACATAAAATTAATTGCCGGAGCGACAATCTTAGGTGATGGTGAAGTTGCGCTTATCCTAGACGTCAATTCACTAGTATAAACAGGAGGTGCAATCGGATGGAAACAAAACAAATGAAAAATGAAGATATCAAACAATTTATCGTGGTTAAATTTGGGCATGAGCAATATGGAATTAATATTCAAATTGTTCAAAATATTGTAAGAATGCCAAATATCACACGTGTTCCCAATGCTCCTGCATATATTAAAGGGGTTATTAACTTACGCGGGGAAATTATTCCTGTGATGAGTGTTCGCGTGAAGTTTGAATTAGAAGAAGATCAATTTACACATGCGACTCGAATCATTATTGTCAAAGTTGATGGCAATGCTATTGGATTAATTGTTGACGAGGTTTTAGAAGTTATACAACTATCAGAAGCTCAAATTGAAAAAATTGTCAGCGATGCGGATGATGAAAAGTCAAAATATGTATATGCAGTCGGAAAAGTAGGAGAAGAATTAGTAACGTTGTTAAACGTAGGTTCAATCATAGGGGTTGAAGAATAAGAAAGGTGAGCGAATATGAGCAATTTGGATTATAATAGCTTAGATAGCATGCACCTAGATATTTTACGGGAAATCGGAAATATAGGTGCTGGAAATGCAACAACAGCGCTTTCTCAAATGATTAATAAGAAGATTGACATGGGTGTTCCACAAGTCAATGTATTAGAATTTAAAGAACTAGCAGAAGTGCTGGGAGGAGCAGAGAATCCTATTGTCGGAATTCTTATAGGCGTTGAAGGTCAGATTAATGGAATGATGATGTTTGTCCTTGAACAAAAATCGGCCCATAATCTTGTCAATATGCTTATGGAAAGAGACATAGATCGATTTGAAGATTTTACGGAAATGGATTTGTCTGCTCTAAATGAAATCGGCAATATCATTGCTGGTGCCTACCTTTCATCTCTTTCGACACTTACCAATTTAAAAATTATTGGTACAGTTCCTAATATGGCGATTGATATGGCTGGTGCAATATTAAGTGTTCCGGCAATAGAGTTTGGAAAAGTTGGTGACCGTGCACTTTTGATTCAGACAGATTTCGGTGGCGAACTTGAGCGTGTGTTCGGATATTTTATATTAATTCCCGAATTAGATTCGTATGCTGAAATTTTAAAAAGTTTAGGGATTATTCCAGATGACAATGATTAAAGTCGGAATGGCAGATCTAAATGTTTGTAAGTCACCAGATGCCCTTACTACGCTCGGTTTGGGCTCGTGTATTGGAATTATTCTCTATGATCAAAGAACAAAAGTTAGTGGACTTGCACATATTATGTTGCCAGACAGTACACAAATTAAAAAAAATGAAAATAAAGCAAAGTTTGCAGATACTGCTATTATTGAACTCATAAAGGCAATGGAAAAAATGGGGGCGAGTAAATTACGATTAGTCTCTAAGATTGCAGGCGGGGCTCAAATGTTTTCATTTAGTGGCAATAATGATATGATGCGAATCGGAGAACGTAATGCAGAAGCGACACGAAAGATACTTCATGAATTAAATATCCCAATTCTTTCAGAAGACTGCGGGAAAAATTATGGAAGAACCATTGAGTTTTATGCAGAAACTGGAGAATTGCATATTAAGACAATAGGTAAAGAAATAAAAATTATCTAAGGCTAGGTGAAGATATGCGTATTCGTAATATAAACATAAGTTTGATGTTGATATCAGGTATAATTGTAGCAATATATAGTATTGTGTATAATTATTCGACAATTCGAATAATAATTACAATGCTTATTGTTATGATTTTATTTTTTATCATTGGAACGATAATACAATCTCTATTAAATACTATTATTGAAAAAAACACCTTGGAACAAACAAAAGGAATAAATGAAGAATTAGATGAGGAAGTCAAAGAATTAGAAAATATTACTCCTGATCCTGAGCAAGAAAAAGAGTAGGAATAACATAAGGAGGATAGTATGAATGATGCAGCAAAAAATCGATTATGGGAACAATATTCTAAAAATAAAAATCCACAAATTAAAGAACAACTGATTATTGAATATGCGGGACTAGTTAAACTAGTGGCGGGACGCTTAAGCATGTATCTTGGGAATAATGTAGAGTTTGATGACTTGACAGGGTATGGGGTATTTGGACTAATTGATGCCATTGATAAGTTTGATTACTCGAAAGGGATTAAGTTCGAGACATATGCATCATTAAGAATACGCGGGTCCATTTTAGATAATATACGAAAAATGGATTGGATACCAAGATCGATTCGCAAAAAGCAAAAAATGATTGAAGCAGCAAAACTAAAAATAGAAAACGATTCAGAAGAAAGCATTACAGATAGTCTCATCGCAGAAGAATTAGAGATATCTGTTGAAGAATTATATAAATGGCAAGATCAAACGAAAGCACTGAATCTATCCTCACTGGAAGAATTTGTAGAGCAAGGTGGCGAAGTAACATCGGATAAAGTGATGACAAAAAGATTTGATCAACCGGAAAAAGCACTTGAAGAAGAGGAAATGAAGAAAATACTGATCAAAGCGATCGAAGGACTAACAGAGAAAGAAAGAAAAGTCATTACATTATACTATTATGAAGAATTAACCTTAAAAGAAATTTCTCTCATAATGGAAGTATCAGAATCGCGAATCAGTCAATTACATACACGTTCATTAAAAAAAATGAAAGAAGTCTTAGGCGAGGATGTGGAGATATTCCAAACATGACGATATAATATATATATCAATATAAAGTTCACTGGAGGTTTTACAATGAGCAATACAGCGTTTGATGGATACTATACAATTATTGAAAAGACAGATGGTCACTATCTTGAGATATATGCACCCGTTGACGAAGGTAAGCCCGTAAATATAGAAGCGATTAAAGATGAACTACGAAAAAGTGGAATGCGAAATGTTGACTATGATCAACTTCAAGAAGAGATTAATTCCATGGAAGAAAAACTTGTGATTAAAATTTCAGAATCTGAAGATTTTGCAGAGATCAATGGAAAGCAAAATTCATATCGAATTGAAGTAACCGATAATTGGATGGAAGCATATATCACATTTTATCCGGATGCAGATACAGACAAGATTCCTCTAAATGATGTATTAGATGAGTTGGGACAACGTGGCATTAAGCATGGAGTCAAGCTTGAATATTTGGAAG
This sequence is a window from Vallitaleaceae bacterium 9-2. Protein-coding genes within it:
- a CDS encoding chemotaxis protein CheW encodes the protein METKQMKNEDIKQFIVVKFGHEQYGINIQIVQNIVRMPNITRVPNAPAYIKGVINLRGEIIPVMSVRVKFELEEDQFTHATRIIIVKVDGNAIGLIVDEVLEVIQLSEAQIEKIVSDADDEKSKYVYAVGKVGEELVTLLNVGSIIGVEE
- a CDS encoding chemotaxis protein CheC, with amino-acid sequence MSNLDYNSLDSMHLDILREIGNIGAGNATTALSQMINKKIDMGVPQVNVLEFKELAEVLGGAENPIVGILIGVEGQINGMMMFVLEQKSAHNLVNMLMERDIDRFEDFTEMDLSALNEIGNIIAGAYLSSLSTLTNLKIIGTVPNMAIDMAGAILSVPAIEFGKVGDRALLIQTDFGGELERVFGYFILIPELDSYAEILKSLGIIPDDND
- a CDS encoding chemotaxis protein CheD is translated as MTMIKVGMADLNVCKSPDALTTLGLGSCIGIILYDQRTKVSGLAHIMLPDSTQIKKNENKAKFADTAIIELIKAMEKMGASKLRLVSKIAGGAQMFSFSGNNDMMRIGERNAEATRKILHELNIPILSEDCGKNYGRTIEFYAETGELHIKTIGKEIKII
- a CDS encoding FliA/WhiG family RNA polymerase sigma factor, whose protein sequence is MNDAAKNRLWEQYSKNKNPQIKEQLIIEYAGLVKLVAGRLSMYLGNNVEFDDLTGYGVFGLIDAIDKFDYSKGIKFETYASLRIRGSILDNIRKMDWIPRSIRKKQKMIEAAKLKIENDSEESITDSLIAEELEISVEELYKWQDQTKALNLSSLEEFVEQGGEVTSDKVMTKRFDQPEKALEEEEMKKILIKAIEGLTEKERKVITLYYYEELTLKEISLIMEVSESRISQLHTRSLKKMKEVLGEDVEIFQT